In uncultured Fibrobacter sp., the following are encoded in one genomic region:
- a CDS encoding DNA alkylation repair protein has product MTHAELVKRLLAEQDLKYRDFHASLLPNIDKKSIIGVRVPTMRKIAKEFVDSAVKGAAKGSAKTMPKDVANFLDKLPHKYFEENQVHLFAVERIKDFDECLRRIEQFLPYIDNWAVCDGKSPKALLKDETQFLERIQAWLKSNHPYTVRFGVNMLMNYFLDERFDKRYLKWVAAIDENIFDDSDTGAAEGNVRATDRYYVQMEIAWYFATALAKQWDAAFPYIKGRKFSAWTHAKTIQKACESYRITAEQKEILRKLK; this is encoded by the coding sequence ATGACCCATGCCGAACTTGTCAAGCGCCTGTTGGCTGAACAGGATTTAAAGTACCGCGACTTTCATGCGTCGCTGTTGCCGAACATCGACAAAAAATCGATTATCGGCGTGCGCGTGCCCACGATGCGAAAGATTGCGAAGGAGTTTGTGGATTCAGCGGTGAAGGGGGCTGCGAAGGGCTCTGCAAAAACTATGCCGAAGGATGTTGCGAACTTTTTAGACAAGCTCCCGCACAAGTATTTCGAAGAAAATCAGGTGCACCTTTTTGCGGTGGAACGCATCAAGGATTTTGACGAATGCCTGCGTCGTATCGAGCAGTTCTTGCCCTACATTGACAACTGGGCTGTATGCGACGGCAAATCCCCGAAAGCTCTGCTCAAAGATGAAACGCAATTCTTGGAACGCATTCAGGCATGGCTCAAGTCGAATCACCCGTACACGGTGCGTTTCGGCGTGAACATGCTCATGAATTATTTCTTGGACGAGCGATTCGACAAGCGTTACTTGAAATGGGTCGCGGCCATTGACGAAAATATTTTCGACGATTCGGACACTGGAGCCGCAGAAGGAAACGTGCGCGCAACCGATCGCTACTATGTGCAAATGGAAATCGCCTGGTATTTCGCGACGGCGCTTGCCAAGCAATGGGACGCCGCCTTCCCCTATATTAAGGGGCGAAAGTTTTCTGCATGGACTCATGCCAAAACAATCCAGAAAGCCTGCGAAAGCTACCGAATTACGGCGGAGCAAAAAGAAATCTTGCGTAAGCTGAAATAA
- a CDS encoding TIGR04133 family radical SAM/SPASM protein: protein MQLGLKKKLALEAFRLYRHNEIKAHPLTYFFWECTLRCNLHCQHCGSDCVADAIPDMPRVDFLRVLDSLAPHVDPKNFTVVITGGEPLMRGDLEECAQEIKKRGYAWGMVTNGLALTPERFTKLMNAGLRSLTISLDGLEANHNLFRGNAHSFERAIRAIHMAASVKELTFDVMTCVNKKNLSELPQIHNLLVNLGVRRWRVSNVFPKGRAKDNPLFMLTNDEFRQTFEFIREAKKQGQINVNYDCEGFLGSYEKVVRDNPFFCWAGVNIASVLCDGSISACPSLRGDYIQGNIYKDDLWDVWQNRYQVMRDRSWARIGECKDCKYWRYCEGSSLHLRDEKTKELAYCHVKRLQEAGV from the coding sequence ATGCAGCTCGGTCTCAAGAAAAAGCTCGCGCTCGAAGCGTTCCGCCTTTATCGCCACAACGAGATTAAGGCGCATCCGCTGACGTATTTTTTCTGGGAATGCACGTTGCGTTGCAACCTGCATTGTCAGCATTGCGGCAGTGACTGCGTTGCCGACGCCATTCCCGACATGCCCCGCGTAGATTTTCTGCGAGTGCTCGACAGCCTCGCCCCGCATGTGGACCCCAAGAATTTCACCGTGGTCATTACCGGCGGTGAACCGCTCATGCGCGGCGATCTCGAAGAATGCGCCCAAGAAATCAAAAAACGAGGCTACGCCTGGGGCATGGTCACAAACGGATTGGCTCTCACTCCCGAGCGCTTTACCAAGCTCATGAACGCGGGCCTGCGCTCGCTCACCATCAGTCTCGATGGTCTTGAAGCGAACCACAATCTTTTCCGCGGTAACGCCCACAGCTTTGAACGCGCCATACGAGCGATCCATATGGCCGCAAGCGTCAAGGAACTGACCTTCGACGTAATGACCTGCGTGAACAAAAAGAACTTGAGCGAGCTTCCGCAAATTCACAACCTGCTGGTGAATCTCGGCGTCAGGCGCTGGCGAGTCTCGAACGTGTTCCCCAAAGGCCGCGCTAAAGACAACCCACTATTCATGCTCACGAACGACGAATTCCGCCAAACCTTCGAATTCATTCGCGAAGCAAAAAAGCAGGGCCAGATTAACGTGAATTACGACTGCGAAGGATTCCTCGGGAGCTACGAGAAAGTCGTTCGCGACAATCCGTTCTTCTGCTGGGCCGGCGTGAACATCGCCTCGGTCCTTTGCGACGGAAGCATTTCGGCATGCCCGAGCTTGCGCGGCGACTACATTCAAGGCAACATCTACAAAGACGACTTGTGGGATGTATGGCAGAACCGCTATCAGGTCATGCGCGACCGCAGCTGGGCTAGAATCGGCGAATGCAAGGACTGCAAATACTGGCGCTACTGCGAAGGCTCCAGCCTGCACCTCAGAGATGAAAAAACAAAGGAACTCGCCTACTGTCACGTAAAGCGCCTGCAAGAAGCCGGCGTATAA